Proteins from a single region of Candidatus Rubrimentiphilum sp.:
- a CDS encoding isocitrate lyase/phosphoenolpyruvate mutase family protein, giving the protein MSSQAEKAEQLRALHHAEQPLVLVNVWDVAGAKILEELGFPAVATASAAIAASLGYDDNEEIGRGLMLETVARIAEAVDVPVTADLEAGYGPTVEDAVATARGAIEAGAVGLNFEDSAHKDTANLYDADLQAERIRAIRDAGKQAGVPLVINARTDVYFRTELPDEEKYRESLRRAKIYAKAGADCIYILGVTDEEAIANLVRNIPAPLNILALPDAPPIARLAELGVKRISYGPRPMRHAMTAFREAAQNVRDQGTFP; this is encoded by the coding sequence TTGTCGTCGCAAGCTGAGAAAGCGGAGCAGCTCCGCGCCCTTCATCACGCCGAACAGCCGCTGGTTCTCGTAAACGTGTGGGATGTCGCAGGTGCGAAGATCCTCGAAGAGCTCGGTTTTCCGGCGGTGGCTACGGCGAGCGCCGCAATCGCGGCTTCGCTCGGCTACGACGATAATGAGGAGATAGGGCGCGGCCTGATGCTCGAAACCGTCGCGCGAATTGCAGAGGCGGTCGACGTCCCCGTTACGGCGGATCTCGAGGCGGGTTACGGCCCGACAGTTGAAGATGCTGTCGCAACCGCGCGTGGCGCAATCGAGGCGGGTGCCGTCGGATTGAACTTTGAGGATTCGGCGCATAAGGACACCGCGAATCTGTATGACGCCGACCTGCAAGCCGAACGTATTCGGGCGATTCGCGACGCAGGAAAACAAGCCGGCGTGCCGCTCGTCATCAATGCGCGCACCGACGTCTATTTCCGGACCGAACTGCCGGACGAGGAGAAATACCGCGAAAGTCTTCGGCGCGCAAAAATCTACGCGAAAGCCGGCGCCGACTGCATCTACATTCTCGGCGTGACGGATGAAGAAGCTATTGCGAACCTCGTGCGCAACATACCGGCGCCGTTAAACATTCTCGCGCTGCCCGATGCGCCGCCGATCGCGCGGCTGGCGGAGCTCGGCGTCAAACGCATCAGCTATGGCCCGCGCCCGATGCGCCATGCCATGACCGCATTTCGCGAGGCGGCCCAGAACGTGCGCGACCAGGGGACGTTTCCTTAA
- the argR gene encoding arginine repressor, protein MKERRQRAILTLVATRPIHSQEELAAMLDSQGFETTQATISRDIKDLGLAKVPIKNGNGNSHQFKYVLPSPQLSFASRLHRAVTELVTSITSSVNLIVLRTPPGSAMLVATAIDEAQWPEIIGSIAGDDTIMVIVRDPKETPIIVQRFIDLREST, encoded by the coding sequence ATGAAAGAACGTAGACAGAGGGCTATCCTAACCTTGGTCGCGACGCGGCCCATTCATTCGCAAGAAGAGTTGGCGGCGATGCTCGATTCACAAGGTTTCGAAACGACGCAAGCCACAATTTCGCGCGACATCAAAGACCTCGGGCTGGCGAAGGTTCCCATCAAGAACGGCAACGGCAACAGCCATCAATTTAAGTACGTCCTGCCGAGTCCGCAGCTCTCATTTGCAAGCCGTCTGCATCGCGCGGTCACGGAGCTGGTAACGAGCATTACCAGCAGCGTGAATCTCATCGTGCTGCGCACGCCGCCCGGCAGCGCCATGCTGGTCGCCACCGCGATCGACGAGGCGCAGTGGCCGGAGATCATCGGTTCGATTGCCGGTGACGACACGATCATGGTGATCGTGCGCGATCCCAAGGAGACGCCAATCATCGTCCAACGCTTCATCGATCTGCGGGAGTCCACGTGA
- the argC gene encoding N-acetyl-gamma-glutamyl-phosphate reductase codes for MTRVHVWGASGYAASETIALLMAHPFVELGALESSSGAGESVGSQFPRLRKLEREFDPPGAVLESLQTGDVVIMGGPHGAAKQVAPDFLAAGARVIDLSDDFRLAPTPAVYGFPERYRAQIADAQLVANPGCYPTATLLAILPVLGHAGVAQIIVDAKSGITGAGRKPAVSSLYAEVANEIRAYGLTGHRHEPEMLQEFRAAGTDAPLVFTPHVVPIVRGLLADVYCVMSKPVDRAAIDAAFAKTYDGNRFVRVLGEDEEPSVAAVAGTNDAEVAVSVRGNVVRSICAIDNLGRGAAGQAVMNLNIMLGYPEESALDARAIAY; via the coding sequence ATGACGCGCGTTCACGTCTGGGGCGCTTCCGGCTATGCGGCCTCGGAGACGATCGCGCTCTTGATGGCGCATCCATTTGTCGAACTCGGCGCGCTCGAAAGCAGCAGCGGCGCCGGTGAAAGCGTCGGCTCTCAATTCCCGCGCTTGCGCAAGCTCGAGCGCGAATTCGATCCGCCGGGCGCGGTCCTCGAATCGCTGCAAACGGGCGATGTAGTTATCATGGGCGGCCCGCACGGCGCCGCCAAACAGGTGGCGCCTGATTTTCTTGCCGCCGGTGCGCGCGTTATCGATCTCTCGGATGATTTCCGGCTTGCGCCGACTCCGGCGGTGTACGGATTTCCCGAGCGTTACCGCGCGCAAATCGCCGACGCGCAATTGGTGGCGAATCCCGGCTGTTATCCGACCGCGACACTACTAGCAATACTGCCCGTCCTTGGACACGCCGGCGTCGCGCAGATTATCGTCGATGCGAAGAGCGGCATTACCGGCGCGGGCCGCAAGCCCGCGGTGAGCTCACTGTATGCTGAGGTCGCAAACGAAATTCGCGCTTACGGCTTGACGGGCCATCGGCACGAGCCGGAGATGCTGCAAGAGTTTCGCGCCGCCGGAACGGATGCGCCGTTAGTCTTTACGCCGCACGTCGTGCCGATCGTACGCGGTCTGCTCGCCGATGTGTATTGCGTGATGAGTAAACCCGTGGACCGCGCGGCGATAGATGCCGCTTTCGCAAAGACCTACGACGGCAACCGTTTCGTGCGAGTGCTGGGTGAAGACGAAGAACCCAGCGTCGCCGCGGTCGCGGGAACCAACGATGCCGAGGTCGCGGTTTCCGTTCGAGGCAACGTTGTCCGTTCGATCTGCGCCATCGACAATCTGGGAAGAGGCGCCGCAGGCCAAGCGGTGATGAACCTGAACATCATGCTCGGTTATCCGGAGGAGTCAGCCCTTGACGCTCGCGCAATCGCCTATTGA
- a CDS encoding aspartate aminotransferase family protein, protein MTQNNHLLQNYRSAPVTIVRGEGCYLYDDAGTRYLDMIGGIAVCALGHAHPGIADAIAKQARTLVQASNLFGHEPSRTLANELAARSGFDRIFFCNSGAEANEAAIKLARKFAYRNGEKKRRTILSCTGSFHGRTLGALAATANEKYQEGFDPLPGGFRYTPFNDVEALKTAIDDSVAAFIVEPVQGESGVIPAAPEFLKAARELCTQHGALLIFDEIQCGMGRVGPLFAFQHFGVTPDVVTIAKALANGLPIGAMLLTERVATGLQPGDHGTTFGGSPVPCAAGLAHLRIRDEIGLEKHVKKASAHLFAALREVAREFPEIFGEPRGLGLLAGLPVKDPHDAATLVTHARENAHVLLNKAGNNTLRFGPPLIVTEAQLDEALVALRAAARSLAVVVAS, encoded by the coding sequence ATGACACAAAATAACCACCTGCTGCAAAATTACCGAAGCGCGCCGGTGACGATCGTGCGGGGCGAAGGGTGTTATCTGTACGATGACGCGGGGACACGTTACCTCGACATGATCGGCGGCATAGCGGTCTGCGCGCTCGGACACGCGCATCCCGGAATCGCCGATGCGATCGCAAAACAGGCGAGGACGCTCGTGCAGGCCAGCAATCTCTTCGGGCACGAGCCGTCGCGTACGCTTGCGAACGAACTTGCGGCGCGCTCGGGCTTCGACCGGATATTTTTCTGCAACTCGGGCGCCGAGGCGAACGAAGCCGCAATAAAACTCGCGCGTAAGTTCGCGTATAGAAACGGCGAGAAGAAGCGCCGGACGATTCTCTCCTGCACCGGCAGCTTCCACGGCCGCACGCTCGGCGCACTCGCCGCAACGGCAAATGAAAAATACCAAGAAGGCTTCGATCCGCTGCCGGGCGGGTTTCGCTACACGCCGTTTAACGACGTCGAAGCGCTGAAGACCGCCATTGACGATTCGGTGGCGGCATTTATCGTCGAGCCGGTTCAAGGTGAAAGCGGCGTGATTCCGGCCGCTCCCGAGTTCTTAAAAGCAGCCCGCGAGCTGTGCACGCAACACGGTGCGTTGCTCATCTTTGACGAGATTCAGTGCGGCATGGGCCGCGTCGGGCCGCTATTCGCCTTCCAGCATTTCGGCGTAACGCCCGACGTCGTCACGATCGCCAAAGCGCTCGCCAACGGATTGCCGATTGGCGCGATGCTGCTCACCGAGCGTGTTGCGACCGGCCTTCAGCCCGGCGATCACGGTACGACATTCGGTGGATCGCCGGTCCCGTGTGCGGCAGGCCTTGCACACTTGCGTATTCGCGACGAAATCGGACTCGAGAAACACGTCAAGAAGGCATCGGCCCACCTATTTGCGGCACTACGTGAAGTTGCGCGCGAGTTTCCCGAGATCTTCGGCGAACCGCGCGGCCTAGGCTTACTCGCGGGGTTGCCGGTAAAAGACCCGCACGACGCCGCGACGCTGGTGACGCACGCGCGCGAAAATGCGCACGTGCTTTTGAACAAAGCCGGCAACAACACGCTGCGTTTCGGCCCGCCGCTCATCGTCACCGAAGCGCAGCTCGACGAAGCCCTCGTCGCTTTGCGCGCGGCCGCGCGCTCGCTGGCTGTTGTCGTCGCAAGCTGA
- the argH gene encoding argininosuccinate lyase: MTESLQWGGRFQTAPEPALIAFGSSLEEDLILAPFDVQCSRAHVLALRGGKIVTQAQADELTAALDQIAAEIETGEFAAYARSSEAEDIHGAIDARVRELTPAGTYLHAGRSRNDQVATTLLLYAADRAEKGRRIAAHIVEQLVQSAEAELKAETLFAGTTHWQPAQPVLLAFYLGAAAEAFSRDMHRFASVAAAAKELCPLGSAALAGTTLPIDRKVSCAALGFRQPARNALDAIGNREAALDAAHAFVRALANASRMSEELVVWCSPAFGYARLDDAASTGSSLMPQKRNPDPFELVRATAADLAGRYAGAVASIAGIALSYHRDLQVTKAIVVGIVERGLAALDAFERALAHVTFDRARMNALADANFTIATDVADALIANGVSARDAHALVGSAVSRAEEEGRALDATDLERMAADTGLSSLEAPLDAKASVLAKKSFGSTHPEEVERALGTLRREIEAVA; encoded by the coding sequence ATGACCGAAAGTCTCCAGTGGGGAGGCCGGTTTCAGACGGCGCCGGAGCCGGCGCTAATCGCCTTCGGTTCCTCGCTGGAAGAAGACTTGATACTCGCGCCGTTCGACGTGCAATGTTCGCGCGCGCACGTGCTGGCGCTGCGCGGCGGCAAGATCGTGACGCAGGCGCAAGCCGATGAACTCACCGCAGCGCTCGACCAGATTGCAGCGGAGATCGAAACCGGTGAATTCGCTGCGTACGCGCGCAGTAGTGAAGCCGAAGACATTCACGGGGCGATCGATGCGCGCGTGCGCGAACTCACGCCTGCGGGAACGTACCTGCACGCCGGCCGCAGCCGCAACGATCAAGTCGCCACGACGCTGTTACTCTATGCGGCCGACCGGGCGGAAAAGGGGCGGCGCATTGCGGCGCACATCGTCGAACAGTTGGTGCAAAGCGCCGAAGCGGAACTCAAAGCCGAGACGCTCTTTGCCGGCACGACGCACTGGCAGCCCGCGCAGCCGGTATTACTGGCGTTTTATTTAGGAGCCGCGGCAGAGGCATTCAGCCGCGACATGCACCGTTTCGCAAGCGTCGCCGCTGCCGCCAAAGAGCTCTGCCCGCTCGGCTCGGCGGCACTCGCCGGCACGACGCTGCCGATCGATCGCAAGGTGTCGTGCGCAGCATTAGGATTTCGTCAGCCGGCGCGCAACGCGCTGGACGCGATCGGCAATCGGGAGGCCGCGCTGGACGCGGCGCATGCATTTGTACGTGCCTTGGCAAACGCTTCGCGAATGAGCGAAGAACTGGTCGTGTGGTGTTCGCCCGCCTTCGGCTATGCGCGTCTGGACGACGCGGCGTCGACGGGATCGAGCCTGATGCCGCAAAAGCGGAATCCGGATCCGTTTGAACTCGTTCGCGCAACAGCCGCCGACCTGGCGGGCCGCTACGCCGGTGCGGTCGCCTCAATCGCCGGCATCGCGCTTTCATACCATCGCGACTTGCAAGTGACAAAGGCGATCGTCGTGGGAATTGTGGAGCGCGGCCTCGCAGCGCTGGATGCATTCGAACGCGCGCTCGCGCACGTCACCTTTGACCGCGCGCGCATGAACGCGCTGGCCGATGCGAATTTTACCATTGCAACCGACGTTGCCGATGCCCTAATCGCAAATGGTGTGAGCGCTCGCGACGCGCACGCACTGGTTGGATCGGCCGTGTCGCGCGCGGAGGAAGAAGGCCGCGCGCTCGACGCGACCGATCTGGAGCGCATGGCGGCCGACACCGGCTTGTCTTCATTAGAAGCGCCGCTGGACGCCAAAGCTTCGGTGCTCGCAAAGAAGAGCTTCGGCTCCACGCATCCGGAAGAAGTTGAACGCGCGCTGGGTACGTTGCGCCGCGAGATCGAGGCCGTGGCATGA
- the argJ gene encoding bifunctional glutamate N-acetyltransferase/amino-acid acetyltransferase ArgJ yields the protein MTLAQSPIEKLPRLVALRGGIGNVPGVRLAGVHAGIKKRKRDLALIAFDAPQACASVITTNEVKAAPLLVTRDSLKTHGSAMRALVCNSGCANACTGAKGEHDAVATARQAAALLGVPKQSVVVSSTGVIGIPLPIDRISKSLERAVHDLESGGEAANDAAEAIMTTDRVPKLAAYAFYQGERRYVVGGIAKGSGMISPNMATMLAFIATDAPMAQKELQAHLTASVDGSFNMISVDGDMSTNDAVYAFAPASEDAAPEHFGAALRKVCDELALAIVADGEGATKALTVHVSGAKNEEQARTVARAIINSNLVKTAMFGEDPNWGRIVSAAGAARSGIDPEKWALYLNDLLWVDRGAVEVLSEAEAHRELEHASVTVRLDLGIGSAAATGWGCDLSRDYVRINASYRT from the coding sequence TTGACGCTCGCGCAATCGCCTATTGAAAAGCTGCCGCGGCTCGTTGCGCTGCGCGGCGGGATCGGCAACGTTCCCGGCGTGCGGCTGGCGGGCGTGCATGCCGGCATCAAAAAACGCAAGCGCGATCTTGCGCTGATTGCATTTGACGCGCCGCAAGCTTGCGCGTCGGTGATTACGACCAACGAAGTGAAAGCTGCGCCGCTGCTCGTGACGCGTGACTCGCTGAAGACGCACGGGTCTGCGATGCGAGCGCTGGTCTGTAACTCCGGCTGCGCCAATGCCTGCACCGGCGCAAAAGGCGAACACGATGCAGTCGCTACTGCACGACAGGCTGCAGCGTTGCTGGGCGTTCCGAAGCAGAGTGTTGTCGTCTCCTCGACCGGCGTGATTGGAATACCACTACCGATCGACCGTATTTCGAAATCGTTGGAGCGAGCCGTTCACGACTTGGAAAGCGGCGGCGAAGCCGCCAACGATGCGGCTGAAGCGATTATGACGACCGACCGCGTGCCAAAACTGGCCGCGTACGCTTTTTACCAGGGAGAACGGCGTTACGTCGTGGGCGGCATCGCCAAAGGCTCCGGGATGATCTCTCCTAACATGGCGACGATGCTCGCCTTTATTGCGACCGACGCCCCGATGGCGCAGAAAGAGCTGCAAGCGCACCTGACAGCCAGTGTCGATGGCAGTTTCAATATGATCTCGGTCGATGGCGACATGTCCACGAATGACGCCGTGTATGCGTTCGCGCCGGCCTCCGAGGATGCCGCTCCGGAGCATTTCGGCGCGGCCTTGCGCAAGGTGTGCGACGAACTCGCGTTGGCGATTGTTGCCGACGGCGAGGGCGCCACGAAAGCGCTGACGGTTCACGTCTCCGGCGCGAAAAACGAAGAGCAAGCGCGCACGGTCGCGCGCGCGATCATCAACAGTAATCTGGTGAAGACGGCAATGTTCGGCGAAGATCCGAACTGGGGCCGCATCGTGTCGGCTGCGGGCGCCGCGCGCAGCGGGATCGACCCCGAGAAATGGGCGCTGTATCTGAACGATCTCTTATGGGTCGATCGCGGCGCCGTGGAAGTGCTTTCTGAAGCCGAAGCGCACCGCGAACTCGAGCACGCAAGCGTTACGGTGCGCCTCGATCTCGGCATCGGCTCCGCGGCCGCGACCGGCTGGGGCTGCGATCTCTCACGCGACTATGTGCGGATTAATGCTAGCTATAGGACGTAG
- a CDS encoding argininosuccinate synthase: MNDKTIVLAYSGGLDTSVLLKRFLLEGYDVIALTADLGESDAIAGRGADAALHAVTAKALALGAREAVLVDAKDRFINDFAQKALHANALYQGIYPLSAALSRPLIAHLLVEAAHAHGADVVAHGCTGKGNDQVRIELGVRALDPQILCRAPLREQPLSRPDAIAFAKEHGVPISHTQEKPYSIDANLWGRSIEAGVLEDPWNAPPEDAYAWTASPAARPSQPDEIVIAFQDGVPQWDRLDGWELVAQLNALAGKHGIGRIDLVEDRVIGLKSREVYECPASTVLIAAHKALERVVLTRDELRFKAICDQRYAELVYDGLWMSPLRDALDAFNASFAARMTGRVRLSLLQGVATVTGIQSPCAIYSEALATYGKADAFDHQAAEGFVKLHGLPLELVARATAQHAEMV, from the coding sequence GTGAACGACAAAACGATTGTCTTAGCATACTCGGGCGGCTTGGATACGTCCGTGCTGCTGAAACGCTTTCTGCTCGAAGGCTACGACGTTATCGCCCTAACAGCCGACTTGGGTGAAAGCGACGCGATCGCCGGCCGCGGCGCCGATGCCGCGTTGCATGCGGTGACGGCCAAAGCCCTTGCCTTAGGCGCGCGCGAGGCGGTGCTTGTCGATGCGAAGGACCGTTTCATCAACGATTTCGCGCAAAAAGCGCTGCACGCGAACGCACTGTATCAAGGCATTTATCCGCTCTCGGCGGCGCTGTCTCGGCCGCTGATCGCGCATCTGCTCGTCGAGGCCGCGCACGCGCACGGGGCCGACGTCGTCGCACACGGCTGCACGGGCAAAGGCAACGATCAGGTGCGTATCGAGTTGGGCGTGCGCGCGCTCGATCCGCAGATTCTGTGCCGCGCGCCGCTACGCGAGCAGCCGTTGTCGCGGCCCGATGCGATAGCATTTGCGAAAGAACACGGCGTTCCGATCTCGCACACGCAAGAAAAGCCGTATTCGATCGATGCGAACTTGTGGGGCAGATCGATCGAGGCCGGCGTGCTCGAAGATCCGTGGAACGCGCCGCCGGAAGATGCGTACGCATGGACGGCCTCGCCGGCGGCACGTCCGTCGCAGCCCGATGAGATCGTCATCGCTTTCCAAGACGGCGTTCCGCAATGGGATCGCTTGGACGGCTGGGAGCTCGTGGCGCAGCTCAATGCGCTGGCCGGCAAACACGGCATCGGCCGGATCGACCTGGTGGAAGACCGCGTCATCGGTCTGAAGTCGCGCGAAGTCTACGAATGCCCAGCTTCGACAGTCTTAATAGCGGCGCACAAAGCGCTCGAGCGCGTCGTACTGACGCGCGACGAGTTGCGCTTCAAAGCCATCTGCGACCAACGTTACGCCGAACTCGTATACGATGGTTTGTGGATGTCGCCGTTGCGCGACGCGCTCGACGCTTTTAATGCTTCGTTTGCCGCCCGAATGACCGGGAGAGTGCGGCTGAGCCTGCTGCAAGGCGTTGCGACCGTGACCGGCATTCAATCGCCGTGCGCGATCTATTCTGAAGCGCTTGCGACCTACGGCAAAGCCGACGCCTTCGATCATCAGGCAGCGGAGGGTTTTGTCAAACTGCACGGGCTGCCGTTGGAGTTGGTCGCGCGCGCCACGGCGCAACACGCAGAAATGGTATGA
- the argF gene encoding ornithine carbamoyltransferase, producing MYLLAPAPTLYGRHFLAVDDISGDELAALLRLAAYLKGRRTAEQSSLLPGKTLAMLFEKPSLRTRVSFEVAMTQLGGHVIFASGQEFLIGTRESPEDAARALSRYADAIVVRTHAHEPLQRFAEAATVPVINGLSAAAHPCQALADLLTMQERFGTLQGLTIAFLGDARNNVAASLAQAAVLAGATIHFGSPPSHRPSESFLAQLKRLGKASGGDARAFCSAVRAARGADVIYTDVWTSMGEEAATERNRAVLAPFRVTEELFTHAAGHAIFMHCLPAHRGEEVTAGVIDGPRSVVFDQAENRMHAQKALLVALLTTLKGFPV from the coding sequence ATGTACCTCTTGGCGCCAGCCCCCACCCTGTATGGCCGGCACTTTCTGGCGGTCGACGACATCTCAGGCGACGAGTTGGCCGCGTTGCTCCGTTTGGCCGCTTACTTGAAGGGGCGCCGGACGGCCGAGCAGTCCTCGCTGCTCCCGGGCAAGACGCTCGCCATGCTCTTCGAAAAGCCGAGCCTGCGCACGCGCGTCTCGTTCGAAGTGGCGATGACGCAGCTCGGCGGCCACGTGATTTTTGCCAGCGGTCAGGAGTTTTTGATTGGAACGCGCGAGTCGCCGGAAGACGCTGCACGCGCGCTGTCGCGGTACGCCGATGCGATCGTGGTTCGGACGCACGCGCACGAGCCGCTTCAGCGTTTTGCCGAGGCAGCGACGGTGCCTGTGATCAATGGCTTGTCCGCCGCGGCCCATCCGTGCCAGGCGCTCGCGGATCTGCTAACGATGCAAGAGCGATTCGGGACGCTGCAAGGTTTGACGATCGCGTTCTTGGGCGACGCCCGCAATAATGTCGCAGCCTCACTCGCACAAGCTGCGGTGCTGGCCGGCGCGACGATTCATTTCGGCTCGCCGCCGTCGCACCGGCCATCGGAATCGTTTCTCGCGCAACTCAAACGCTTGGGTAAAGCCAGCGGCGGCGACGCCCGCGCATTCTGCAGCGCGGTTCGCGCCGCGCGCGGTGCGGACGTCATCTACACCGATGTCTGGACCTCCATGGGTGAAGAAGCGGCAACGGAACGCAACCGCGCTGTGCTTGCGCCGTTCCGTGTAACGGAAGAGCTGTTCACGCATGCAGCCGGCCACGCGATCTTCATGCACTGCCTCCCCGCGCATCGCGGCGAGGAAGTAACCGCCGGTGTAATTGATGGGCCGCGCAGCGTTGTCTTCGACCAAGCGGAAAACCGCATGCACGCCCAAAAAGCGTTGCTCGTCGCCTTGCTTACAACTCTAAAAGGATTTCCGGTATGA
- the argB gene encoding acetylglutamate kinase: MKYGGNAMGAGGDKALLAELAELRAAGHAVILVHGGGPEIDEALTRRGVGSRRVDGLRVTEAEALEIVEAVLCATTNKRLVRACLQQGITAVGISGQDGGMIRARPAGKELGFVGEITSVDPAPLLALLEAGFLPVVAPLAVSEDSAHAYNVNADTAAGAIAGAVRADAYITLTNVPRVLRDQSDASSAIHELTVSEAQAFARSDACASGMKPKMLAAIGAITGGAVRAYICSAQPGAIAGALAGNATIIA, from the coding sequence GTGAAATACGGCGGGAACGCCATGGGCGCCGGCGGGGACAAAGCTCTCCTCGCCGAGCTAGCCGAACTCCGAGCCGCCGGGCACGCCGTCATCCTCGTGCACGGCGGTGGGCCGGAGATAGATGAAGCGCTGACGCGACGGGGGGTAGGGTCCCGCCGCGTCGACGGCCTCCGAGTCACCGAGGCCGAGGCGCTGGAAATCGTTGAAGCCGTGCTCTGCGCGACCACCAACAAGCGCCTTGTGCGCGCCTGTCTTCAGCAAGGCATCACGGCCGTCGGGATTAGCGGACAAGACGGCGGGATGATTCGCGCCCGGCCGGCGGGCAAAGAGCTCGGATTCGTCGGCGAGATTACGAGCGTCGATCCCGCACCGCTGCTGGCGCTTCTCGAAGCCGGATTTCTTCCGGTCGTGGCGCCGCTTGCGGTGAGTGAAGACTCAGCGCACGCGTATAACGTCAATGCCGACACTGCAGCGGGAGCGATTGCCGGCGCCGTTCGCGCCGATGCCTACATTACGCTGACAAACGTCCCGCGCGTCTTGCGCGATCAGTCCGATGCGTCTTCGGCAATTCACGAGCTGACGGTTTCCGAGGCGCAGGCCTTTGCGCGATCCGACGCATGCGCTTCCGGAATGAAACCCAAGATGCTCGCCGCCATCGGGGCGATCACCGGCGGCGCAGTCCGCGCCTACATCTGCTCGGCACAACCCGGCGCGATTGCGGGCGCTCTGGCGGGCAACGCCACGATCATTGCTTAG
- a CDS encoding CPBP family intramembrane glutamic endopeptidase: MTSDSLFKFFFYTFAASWLCFAVALAVPQFGGSIFLLGVFMPSFVAILLTAKAGGTTGLQALFDRVFQWRVGARWYVFAAGYMLAIRLVAALVQRLATGHWPQFSHIAWYALVAVTIVSLPVQAGEEIGWRGYALPRLGPRMGYAGGSVLLGVMWALWHFPTFYLFPGNGNYGQSFPLFLVGVTAISVAMAWLYVHTNGSILLACLMHSAIDQTHEIVQSGMAVIGPLSINTTLISWITLLLLWIGAAYFIIRMRTMKPLAIDAALT, translated from the coding sequence GTGACTAGCGACTCGCTCTTCAAATTCTTCTTCTACACCTTTGCCGCGAGCTGGCTCTGCTTCGCCGTGGCCCTGGCCGTACCGCAGTTTGGCGGCAGCATCTTTTTGTTAGGCGTATTCATGCCGTCGTTCGTTGCGATTTTGCTTACCGCAAAGGCCGGCGGCACCACAGGCTTGCAAGCGCTTTTCGACCGCGTCTTTCAATGGCGCGTCGGCGCGCGATGGTATGTTTTCGCGGCCGGCTACATGCTGGCGATTAGGCTTGTCGCAGCGCTTGTGCAGCGGCTCGCAACCGGCCACTGGCCGCAATTCAGCCACATTGCGTGGTACGCACTTGTAGCGGTGACGATCGTCTCGCTGCCCGTGCAGGCCGGCGAGGAGATCGGCTGGCGCGGTTATGCCCTTCCGCGTTTGGGCCCAAGAATGGGTTACGCGGGCGGCAGCGTGCTGCTGGGCGTGATGTGGGCGTTGTGGCACTTCCCGACGTTCTATCTCTTTCCAGGCAACGGCAACTACGGGCAATCATTTCCGCTGTTTCTCGTTGGCGTTACTGCGATCTCAGTTGCAATGGCGTGGCTCTACGTGCACACGAACGGGAGCATCCTGCTTGCCTGCCTCATGCACTCGGCAATCGATCAAACGCACGAAATCGTGCAGTCCGGCATGGCCGTGATCGGCCCGCTTTCGATAAACACGACCCTTATCTCGTGGATCACGCTGCTGCTTCTTTGGATTGGTGCGGCCTATTTCATTATTCGCATGCGAACCATGAAGCCGCTGGCCATCGACGCGGCGCTGACTTAA